A single window of Sebastes umbrosus isolate fSebUmb1 chromosome 16, fSebUmb1.pri, whole genome shotgun sequence DNA harbors:
- the LOC119504102 gene encoding complement component C1q receptor: MAIMLWIFLLQLINSFEGLSGAEHATLCTHNACFTLHMVKLSFEDAHKHCVEKGGHLNTVRDGEEEDVLRSLLSRIQRHRPDRAHKFWIGLRLHRRDCVLADKTLRGFKWVSGEEESHYSNWEKEPVTTCTEERCVKVHYTILGQNQLKWTAGTCKSPAFYACKFYFKGMCKPLALLGPGQIAYTAPFSEESQRSEMQSFPLGTYADISCNDQEPQYSVCMGIDGIYRWNVPGPFCKTGKQNCKVNNGGCEHLCHQDADEVRCFCKEGYDLDEDGLTCRIKDLCGADTCEHRCVMRESGYSCKCPDGFELDANQRNCSDTDECQSQACGHHLCVNTHGSYTCACKGGYEMVNGKCTDVDECTQTRCEHGCSNKIGSFSCHCNEGFTLSDDGHSCADIDECVSNLCQFKCVNTIGSFLCTCPQGFHMETDGSTCAPDVTETSAASSDDPAEEETQENFTESLTRTTVELQHQSPHTDAPLPDLVNVTHRGHQGNTSLVTAKSVNSRVIVCVLGSVIPLLLLVAVTLAIAIFRCSRTKKEVKKNATTDGYCWVPSGLDPRLEKLYESILTDDL; the protein is encoded by the coding sequence ATGGCAATTATGTTGTGgatttttctgctgcagctcaTCAACAGCTTTGAGGGTTTATCTGGAGCCGAACATGCAACGCTGTGCACCCATAATGCCTGTTTCACCCTGCATATGGTCAAGCTGAGCTTTGAGGATGCCCATAAGCACTGTGTCGAAAAAGGAGGTCATCTGAATacagtgagagatggagaggaagaggatgtgCTGCGCTCGCTTCTCTCGCGGATCCAAAGACACCGTCCGGACAGGGCGCATAAATTTTGGATTGGATTAAGACTGCACAGAAGGGACTGTGTGTTGGCTGACAAGACTCTCAGGGGGTTTAAGTGGGTATCTGGGGAGGAAGAGTCCCACTACTCCAACTGGGAAAAAGAACCTGTCACCACATGCACAGAGGAGAGATGTGTAAAGGTTCATTACACCATATTAGGTCAGAACCAACTGAAATGGACTGCTGGAACTTGCAAAAGCCCTGCTTTTTATGCATGTAAGTTTTATTTTAAGGGAATGTGCAAACCTTTGGCTCTGTTGGGGCCTGGACAAATCGCCTACACAGCGCCCTTCTCAGAAGAGTCACAAAGAAGTGAAATGCAATCATTTCCCCTTGGAACATATGCTGATATTTCATGTAATGACCAAGAGCCTCAATACTCCGTGTGCATGGGGATAGATGGCATCTATCGTTGGAATGTCCCTGGTCCATTTTGCAAAACAGGGAAGCAAAATTGCAAGGTAAACAATGGCGGATGTGAACATTTGTGCCACCAGGATGCGGATGAGGTTCGATGCTTTTGCAAAGAAGGTTACGACCTGGATGAGGATGGACTCACTTGCAGGATAAAAGACTTGTGCGGCGCCGACACCTGTGAGCATCGGTGCGTGATGAGGGAGTCTGGGTATTCCTGCAAATGTCCAGATGGGTTCGAACTAGATGCAAACCAGCGGAACTGCTCTGACACAGATGAGTGCCAGTCACAAGCTTGCGGGCATCATTTGTGCGTAAATACGCACGGCAGTTACACGTGTGCGTGCAAAGGCGGCTACGAAATGGTCAATGGTAAATGCACCGATGTGGATGAGTGCACGCAAACAAGATGCGAGCACGGCTGCTCAAACAAAATCGGATCCTTCTCTTGTCACTGCAACGAAGGCTTCACTTTGTCCGACGATGGCCACTCCTGTGCGGACATTGACGAATGCGTCAGTAATCTCTGTCAGTTCAAATGCGTCAATACCATAGGCAGCTTCTTGTGCACCTGCCCGCAAGGCTTCCACATGGAGACCGATGGATCGACCTGTGCTCCAGACGTGACAGAAACATCAGCTGCTTCATCAGATGACCCAGCTGAGGAGGAAACACAAGAAAACTTCACTGAGTCTTTAACCAGAACCACAGTGGAGCTCCAACACCAGTCGCCTCACACTGACGCGCCACTTCCAGACCTGGTTAACGTTACGCACCGTGGTCATCAGGGCAACACATCCTTGGTGACAGCCAAGTCAGTTAATTCCAGGGTGATCGTCTGCGTCCTCGGTTCAGTCATTCCTCTGCTGCTTTTGGTGGCGGTGACTCTGGCTATTGCGATTTTTCGATGCAGTCGCACCAAAAAAGAAGTCAAGAAAAACGCCACTACTGATGGCTACTGTTGGGTGCCCTCTGGTTTGGATCCTCGTTTAGAGAAACTGTATGAGTCCATCTTGACTGATGACCTATGA
- the LOC119475066 gene encoding thrombomodulin, which produces MACLQLTVLVPAKVITILMSVMFFSFIKTGFGMKQTDVCRPFCTGSDCITLNQDRVDFQTAEEACRDRSGELLTFQSETDESNLDILSQELYGNFWIGLHLPAAACSDLSAPLRGYEWTSGSVHSSFIPSFSTWKDSVKVCSPRCVSISNNQKWTERPCSDKTDGFLCKTKHKDACQARGLSNPDVIPSSDGCSGGHCEHTCTDAKGGYICSCFRGYIPDRKNPGRCKLHCAQEKCPAVCERNADPCFCADGFLLIETFCEDIDECSNDGCDQDCSNTFGSYVCSCREGFVLKDEVKCIKAKGGVIGFVKPAPSNHTLKGSSAPAGGFLWIWILLVVAVAVFVIMLRFYVVKRQKHREQNSSQSAAPVDNIEG; this is translated from the coding sequence ATGGCCTGCTTGCAACTAACTGTGCTTGTGCCAGCGAAGGTAATAACTATTTTGATGTCAGTGATGTTTTTCTCGTTTATTAAGACAGGATTTGGCATGAAACAGACTGATGTCTGTAGGCCATTTTGTACTGGGAGTGACTGCATAACTTTAAACCAAGATCGCGTGGATTTCCAAACTGCTGAGGAAGCATGCCGTGACAGGAGCGGGGAACTATTGACATTTCAGTCTGAGACAGATGAGAGCAACCTTGACATTTTGAGTCAAGAATTATATGGGAACTTCTGGATTGGACTGCATTTACCAGCTGCCGCTTGCAGCGACCTCTCAGCGCCACTGAGAGGCTATGAGTGGACGTCTGGTAGTGTGCACAGCAGCTTTATTCCATCCTTCAGCACCTGGAAAGACAGTGTTAAAGTGTGCTCTCCACGCTGTGTATCCATTTCAAACAACCAGAAGTGGACAGAGAGGCCGTGCTCGGACAAAACCGACGGGTTTCTGTGCAAAACAAAGCACAAAGATGCATGCCAGGCACGGGGATTATCAAATCCAGATGTTATCCCAAGCTCTGACGGCTGTTCAGGTGGTCATTGTGAGCATACATGCACAGATGCAAAAGGAGGTTACATATGCTCTTGTTTCAGAGGTTATATCCCAGACAGAAAGAACCCCGGGCGGTGCAAATTGCACTGTGCACAAGAGAAATGCCCCGCGGTATGTGAGAGAAACGCCGACCCATGCTTCTGTGCTGACGGCTTTCTATTGATTGAAACATTTTGCGAGGACATCGATGAATGTTCCAACGATGGATGCGATCAAGACTGCAGCAACACTTTTGGAAGTTATGTGTGCTCCTGCCGAGAAGGATTTGTACTGAAAGATGAAGTGAAATGCATCAAAGCGAAGGGCGGTGTCATAGGTTTTGTAAAACCAGCCCCCAGTAATCACACACTGAAGGGTTCTTCTGCGCCTGCTGGTGGTTTTCTCTGGATATGGATTTTACTTGTCGTGGCTGTGGCAGTGTTTGTAATTATGTTAAGGTTTTATGTTGTTAAGCGTCAGAAGCACAGAGAACAAAACTCCAGTCAGTCTGCTGCTCCTGTGGACAATATTGAGGGTTAA